A part of Candidatus Poribacteria bacterium genomic DNA contains:
- a CDS encoding tetratricopeptide repeat protein produces the protein MINKMRCCSFIAAFVIVLSGWIGGWTRAMKAGNAAYVRGNYNEAHAAFQRATLEKPDNPVAHYNLGTALYRQGKFREAARTFQASLSRHAEQTEDTLNRSSILYNLGNAQFKVGDLTSAIDAYQQALRFDPQDTDAHHNLALARQLLKQQQDLAQQQAKSSTAPKTEPNDVGKAEALRLLERFSENENRLRQKLQQQRKSGYRREKDW, from the coding sequence ATGATAAACAAAATGCGCTGTTGCTCGTTTATAGCTGCTTTCGTTATCGTTCTCAGCGGATGGATCGGGGGTTGGACCCGCGCTATGAAAGCCGGGAACGCGGCTTATGTGCGTGGAAACTACAACGAGGCACACGCGGCTTTTCAACGGGCAACCCTTGAAAAACCTGACAATCCCGTTGCACACTATAACTTAGGGACTGCCCTCTACAGACAGGGTAAATTTCGAGAGGCGGCACGGACATTTCAGGCATCGCTATCAAGACACGCTGAACAGACTGAAGACACTCTCAATCGATCCAGTATCTTGTATAACTTAGGCAACGCCCAATTTAAAGTCGGTGATCTTACGAGTGCAATTGACGCTTACCAGCAGGCACTCCGCTTTGACCCCCAAGATACGGATGCACACCATAACCTCGCATTGGCACGTCAACTCTTAAAACAGCAACAAGACCTCGCACAACAGCAGGCGAAGAGCAGCACTGCACCGAAAACCGAGCCAAACGACGTTGGTAAAGCCGAAGCCCTTCGGCTCTTAGAACGTTTCAGTGAGAATGAAAACAGGCTACGGCAAAAATTACAACAACAACGCAAAAGTGGATATCGGCGTGAAAAGGATTGGTAA
- a CDS encoding protein BatD, with the protein MRMKTGYGKNYNNNAKVDIGVKRIGNLQFVSIVFIFLATAAQSQEINVAAVVSPRHIQFGEKARLDLTLSGEAFIKHIEAPQFNFLPAFLAVPLHSETTPRLEANQIAVSMAWAYELIPQKIGDFTLSDIRLAYQGTPYFANPGSIRVSGTDTYVDVSTNAIHQVEAEVDTHEPYLNAPLTYTFRYLYTTVLPTRESPTPRLPTFRGFFVETPQKRPLYTREIRGKTFWVEEHTRTLYPQQKIGQIVLAPAELLLPLPQGRRTLKTKPLTLTVQPIPETGRPSHFNGAIGEYQISAEIERGWIEAGHELTLTVRISGHGNIQTVIPPTLPRIAGVMVSRATRFEVITSTSRAYVYTLTPVRKGIFRIPAIAYTCFDPIRAVYTTTQTTPIPVSVRPHPNDPAEYETDSSPWLLWLIVLAILIAALGIGGYLWYRTGFAIPTGRKPNTETGTDTSEVSGSRNRNTQDTETEPITPVSQARQALGRLINSDTTENATTFANALAQVLHQYLEDTFGVSQRNIDTAREVCANAGIPKPILDALIDLLTKCDYHRFAPVPLSTGERNTLIARAERVINDIENLQNTQDT; encoded by the coding sequence GTGAGAATGAAAACAGGCTACGGCAAAAATTACAACAACAACGCAAAAGTGGATATCGGCGTGAAAAGGATTGGTAACCTTCAGTTCGTCAGCATCGTTTTCATCTTTCTCGCAACAGCGGCACAAAGCCAGGAGATCAATGTTGCTGCCGTGGTGAGTCCGCGTCACATCCAATTTGGAGAGAAAGCGCGGTTGGACCTCACACTTTCAGGAGAGGCATTCATCAAGCATATTGAAGCCCCGCAGTTCAATTTCCTACCGGCGTTCCTTGCAGTGCCCCTGCACTCCGAAACGACACCCCGCTTAGAAGCCAACCAAATTGCGGTTTCTATGGCGTGGGCTTATGAATTGATCCCACAAAAGATCGGCGACTTTACGCTATCCGACATCCGTCTCGCCTATCAAGGCACCCCGTATTTCGCAAATCCGGGGTCGATTCGCGTGAGCGGCACTGATACATACGTAGATGTTTCAACCAACGCGATTCACCAAGTTGAAGCGGAGGTTGATACGCACGAACCGTATCTCAACGCTCCTTTGACTTACACATTCCGATACCTTTATACGACGGTGCTCCCGACTCGCGAGTCACCAACCCCACGACTCCCGACATTCCGTGGTTTCTTCGTCGAGACCCCCCAAAAACGACCGTTATATACACGAGAAATTCGCGGGAAGACGTTTTGGGTCGAAGAGCATACCCGCACGTTATATCCACAACAGAAAATCGGACAGATCGTGCTTGCACCTGCGGAACTGTTGCTACCCCTCCCGCAAGGACGTAGAACCTTGAAAACCAAACCGTTGACCTTGACGGTGCAACCGATTCCCGAAACAGGCAGACCGTCTCACTTCAACGGCGCTATCGGTGAATATCAAATTTCTGCTGAAATTGAACGGGGTTGGATTGAAGCCGGACACGAACTAACACTCACTGTCCGTATCTCCGGACACGGCAATATCCAGACAGTTATACCCCCCACGCTGCCAAGGATTGCTGGGGTCATGGTGAGCCGAGCCACTCGGTTTGAAGTGATAACATCAACAAGCCGGGCTTACGTATACACACTCACCCCTGTTAGAAAGGGAATATTCCGCATCCCCGCGATCGCATACACCTGTTTCGATCCGATCCGTGCGGTTTATACAACCACGCAGACCACTCCTATCCCTGTTTCTGTGCGCCCGCACCCAAACGACCCTGCTGAATATGAGACCGATAGTTCACCGTGGTTACTCTGGTTAATTGTTTTGGCAATTCTGATAGCGGCGTTGGGTATAGGGGGGTATCTCTGGTATCGCACTGGGTTTGCGATCCCTACAGGAAGGAAGCCGAACACCGAAACAGGAACGGATACATCCGAAGTCAGTGGATCCAGAAATCGAAACACACAGGATACCGAGACAGAACCGATAACACCCGTTTCACAGGCACGCCAGGCACTTGGGAGGCTCATAAATAGCGATACCACAGAAAATGCGACAACATTTGCCAACGCACTCGCACAAGTGCTTCATCAATATCTTGAGGATACATTTGGCGTGTCACAGCGGAATATCGACACAGCACGAGAAGTCTGCGCGAACGCCGGAATTCCGAAACCTATCCTTGACGCACTTATCGACCTTCTCACGAAGTGTGATTACCACCGATTCGCGCCTGTGCCACTGTCCACGGGTGAACGAAATACGTTGATCGCTCGCGCTGAGAGGGTTATTAACGACATTGAGAACCTTCAGAATACACAGGACACATGA